Proteins co-encoded in one Dama dama isolate Ldn47 chromosome 2, ASM3311817v1, whole genome shotgun sequence genomic window:
- the SIPA1 gene encoding signal-induced proliferation-associated protein 1 has protein sequence MPCQPLCGQGRNRPAGWAPTTRARQCGPAPGEPGPQVRGTPMWAGGGVGSPRRGPAPAPTDDLFARKLRQPARPPLTPHTFEPRPTRGPLVRSGSDAGEARPPTPASPRARAHSHEEASRPAAPPARFFSDPLALLGLPAEEPEPEFPPVPEPRCFAHYDVQSLLFDWSPRPRGPGAQAEAGSGTPAAAQDQTASSDLLLEAPGFVSELGGEGELGLGGPVSPPVPPSLPNAAVSVLEEPQNRTSAYSLEHADLGAGYYRKYFYGKEHQNFFGLDEALGPVAVSLRREEKESSGGGTLHSYRVIVRTTQLRTLRGTISEDALPPGPPRGLSPRKLLEHVAPRLSPTCLRLGSASPKVPRTLLTLDEQVLSFQRKVGILYCRAGQGSEEEMYNNQEAGPAFMQFLTLLGDVVRLKGFESYRAQLDTKTDSTGTHSLYTTYQDHEIMFHVSTMLPYTPNNQQQLLRKRHIGNDIVTIVFQEPGSKPFCPTTIRSHFQHIFLVVRAEAPCTPHTSYRVAVSRTQDTPAFGPALPPGGGPFAANADFRALLLAKALNGEQAAGHARQFHAMATRTRQQYLQDLATNEVTTTSLDSASRFGLPSLGGRRRAAPRGPGAELQAVGALVWGVRAAPGARGAAGAEAGGPDGAEVPCLLGISAEALVLVAPRDGRVVFNCACRDVLAWTFSEQRLDLYYGRGEAITLRFDGSPGQAVGEVVARLQLVSRGCETRELALPRDGQGRLGFEVDPAGFITHVERFTFAETTGLRPGARLLRVCGQTLPSLGPEAAAQLLRSAPKVCVTVLPPDDSGRPRRSFSELYTLSLQEPSRRGAAEPVQDEAPAEALLPDTKQLLQVCLNDSGGPPGPGELAEERTEFLHSQNPPSPCSSLSDEAPVLPNTTPDLLLATTAKPAAPSEGRETPSAQDGPGSPGGFEDKDEPAPELRASFLPRTLSLRNSISKIMSEAGSETLEDEWQSISEIASTCNTILESLSREGQPIPESGDAKGTPKSDAEPEPGSLSEKVSHLESMLRKLQDDLQKEKADKAALEEEVRSLRHNNRRLQAESESAATRLLLASKQLGSPATDRA, from the exons ATGCCCTGTCAGCCTCTGTGTGGCCAG GGCAGGAACCGGCCTGCCGGCTGGGCACCAACCACCCGCGCCCGCCAATGCGGCCCGGCACCCGGAGAGCCAGGTCCCCAGGTCCGAGGCACGCCCATGTGGGCCGGCGGTGGCGTGGGGAGCCCTCGGCGGGGCCCGGCCCCTGCACCCACCGATGACCTCTTCGCCCGCAAGCTGCGCCAGCCAGCCCGGCCCCCACTGACGCCGCACACCTTTGAGCCCAGGCCGACCCGGGGCCCGCTTGTGCGCAGCGGCAGTGATGCAGGCGAGGCCCGGCCCCCGACGCCGGCCAGCCCTCGAGCCCGCGCCCACAGCCACGAGGAGGCCAGCCGCCCCGCCGCGCCCCCGGCCCGGTTCTTCTCCGACCCGCTGGCACTGCTGGGGCTGCCGGCTGAGGAGCCAGAGCCTGAGTTCCCACCAGTGCCTGAGCCCCGCTGCTTCGCCCACTACGACGTGCAGAGCCTGCTCTTTGACTGGTCTCCGAGGCCCCGGGGACCCGGGGCGCAGGCGGAGGCCGGCTCTGGGACCCCAGCCGCAGCTCAGGACCAGACTGCCAGCTCGGATCTGCTGCTTGAGGCGCCTGGCTTTGTGAGCGAGCTCGGGGGCGAAGGCGAGCTGGGCCTGGGAGGACCGGTGTCTCCACCTGTGCCCCCGTCACTGCCCAATGCCGCCGTGTCCGTCCTGGAGGAGCCACAGAACCGAACCTCCGCCTACAGCCTGGAGCACGCAGACCTGGGCGCCGGCTACTACCGCAAGTACTTCTACGGCAAAG AACACCAGAACTTCTTCGGACTGGACGAGGCGCTGGGCCCGGTGGCAGTGAGCCTgcggcgggaggagaaggagagcagCGGAGGGGGCACTCTGCACAGCTACCGCGTCATCGTGCGGACCACGCAG CTCCGGACTCTCCGAGGCACCATCTCAGAGGACGCGCTGCCACCAGGGCCCCCCCGAGGCCTGTCCCCGAGGAAGCTTCTAGAGCATGTGGCACCACGGCTGAGCCCCACGTGCCTGCGCCTGGGCTCAGCTTCACCCAAGGTGCCTCGAACGCTGCTCACGCTGGACGAGCAAGTG CTGAGCTTCCAGCGCAAGGTGGGCATCCTGTACTGCCGGGCGGGCCAGGGCTCGGAGGAGGAGATGTACAACAACCAGGAGGCAGGACCCGCCTTCATGCAGTTCCTCACCCTGCTGGGCGACGTGGTGCGGCTCAAAGGCTTTGAGAGCTACCGGGCCCAGCTGGACACCAAAA CGGATTCCACCGGCACGCACTCCCTCTACACGACGTACCAGGACCATGAGATCATGTTCCACGTATCCACGATGCTGCCGTACACCCCCAATAATCAGCAGCAG CTCCTGCGGAAGCGCCACATCGGCAACGACATTGTGACCATCGTGTTCCAGGAACCGGGCAGCAAGCCCTTCTGCCCCACCACCATCCGCTCACACTTCCAGCACATATTCCTAGTGGTGCGGGCCGAAGCGCCCTGCACTCCGCACACCTCCTACAG GGTGGCCGTGAGCCGCACCCAGGACACGCCGGCCTTCGGGCCAGCTCTGCCCCCTGGAGGAGGTCCCTTCGCGGCCAACGCCGACTTCCGGGCCCTCCTGCTGGCCAAAGCACTCAATGGCGAGCAGGCGGCGGGCCACGCACGCCAGTTCCACGCCATGGCCACGCGCACGCGCCAGCAGTACCTGCAGGACCTGGCCACCAACGAGGTGACCACCACGTCGCTGGATTCGGCGTCGCGCTTCGGCCTGCCTTCCCTGGGCGGGAGACGGCGGGCAGCCCCGCGGGGCCCAGGCGCTGAGCTGCAGGCAGTGGGCGCGCTGGTGTGGGGCGTGCGCGCGGCACCTGGGGCACGGGGTGCGGCCGGAGCCGAGGCGGGCGGCCCCGACGGCGCCGAGGTGCCCTGCCTGCTGGGCATCTCGGCCGAGGCGCTGGTGCTGGTGGCGCCGCGCGACGGCCGGGTAGTCTTCAACTGCGCCTGTCGCGACGTGCTGGCTTGGACCTTCTCCGAGCAGCGGCTCGACCTGTACTACGGCCGCGGGGAGGCGATCACCCTGCGGTTCGACGGGTCCCCTGGCCAAGCCGTTGGCGAGGTCGTGGCGCGCCTGCAG ctGGTGAGCCGCGGCTGCGAGACCCGCGAGCTGGCGCTGCCCCGCGACGGCCAAGGCCGCCTGGGCTTCGAGGTGGACCCCGCCGGCTTCATCACGCACGTGGAGCGCTTCACGTTCGCGGAGACGACAGGGCTGCGGCCTGGGGCTCGCCTGCTGCGCGTATGCGGCCAGACGCTGCCCAGCCTCGGCCCCGAGGCCGCTGCTCAACTGCTGCGCTCGGCACCCAAGGTCTGCGTCACCGTCCTGCCCCCTGACGACAGCGGCCGGCCCCGCAG GAGCTTCTCGGAGCTGTACACGCTGTCTCTGCAGGAGCCCAGCCGGCGGGGGGCTGCGGAGCCGGTGCAGGATGAGGCCCCCGCCGAGGCCCTACTGCCGGACACGAAGCAGCTGCTGCAAGTGTGCCTGAATGACAGTGGTGGTCCTCCGGGGCCTGGGGAGCTGGCGGAGGAGAGGACCGAGTTCCTGCACAGCCAGAACCCGCCGTCACCCTGCAG CTCCCTGTCCGACGAGGCCCCAGTCCTGCCCAACACCACCCCGGACCTCCTCCTCGCCACCACGGCCAAGCCGGCAGCACCCAGTGAGGGCAGGGAGACACCCTCCGCTCAG gacggGCCAGGCAGCCCCGGTGGCTTTGAGGACAAGGACGAACCGGCCCCGGAGCTGAGGGCCTCCTTTTTGCCACGAACCTTGTCTCTGAGGAACTCTATCAGCAAAA TCATGTCCGAGGCGGGCAGCGAGACCCTGGAAGACGAGTGGCAGTCCATCTCGGAGATTGCCTCCACTTGCAACACCATCCTGGAGTCGCTCTCCCGGGAGG GACAGCCCATCCCCGAGAGTGGAGACGCCAAGGGAACTCCGAAGTCTGATGCTGA GCCAGAACCCGGGAGCCTGTCCGAGAAGGTCTCTCACCTGGAGTCCATGCTCAGGAAGCTGCAGGACGACCTGCAGAAG gaGAAGGCAGACAAGgcggccctggaggaggaggtgcgGAGCCTGCGGCACAACAACCGGCGGCTGCAGGCCGAGTCTGAGAGCGCGGCCACCCGCCTGCTCTTGGCCTCCAAGCAGCTGGGCTCCCCCGCCACTGACCGGGCCTGA